One Panulirus ornatus isolate Po-2019 chromosome 62, ASM3632096v1, whole genome shotgun sequence DNA window includes the following coding sequences:
- the LOC139745780 gene encoding uncharacterized protein produces MPRDVIDKSFLVQQLTAHTGEKPHECPQCDKIFSRKSYLDQHLELHTGIKPHKCVQCQKTFSRKSHLVRHMTVHTKEKPFECSHCQKTFSWRHSLAWHMAIHTGEKPYECSQCRKSFSHKSTLVRHMTVHTSKRPYECSQCRKTFLWRSSMMQHMTVHTREKPYECSQCQKTFSKKSHLLRHVTIHTGEKPHECSRCQKTFSQKSTLVQHMTLHTGNKPYKCSQCQKTFSLKRNLVQHMSIHTGEKPFECSQCQKSFSQKSNLVRHMTIHTGEKPHECLQCQKTFSLKSNLVRHMAIHSGDSSHECSQCQKIFFCSSDLVQHMKFHKAEKPFCSVHSGEDSSPKAGSTGHTSSHDECQCDEIISCQQESEHSVVKKSSGPKRVKQEVEEVDNDTEFIICKTDSSPEPERTFSDPIIKTELDDTIFIKEEF; encoded by the coding sequence ATGCCAAGAGACGTAATTGATAAGAGTTTTTTGGTGCAGCAACTAACagctcatacaggagagaagccacatgaatgtcCGCAATGTGACAAGATCTTCTCCCGGAAGAGTTATTTAGATCAGCATTTGGAACTTCATACAGGAATCAAACCACATAAATGTGTACAGTGTCAAAAGACCTTTTCCCGAAAGAGCCACTTAGTACGTCATATGACTGTTCATACTAAAGAGAAGCCATTTGAGTGTTCTCATTGCCAGAAGACCTTTTCATGGAGGCACAGTTTAGCATGGCACATGGCTatccatacaggagagaagccatatgaatgttcacaatgccGAAAATCCTTTTCCCATAAGAGTACCTTAGTgcggcacatgactgttcatacaagCAAgaggccatatgaatgttcacagtgccgaAAAACCTTTCTCTGGAGGAGTAGTATGAtgcagcacatgactgttcatactagagagaagccatatgaatgctcTCAGTGTCAGAAGACTTTCTCTAAAAAGAGTCACTTACTGCGGCACGTGaccattcatacaggagagaagccacatgaatgttcacggtgccaaaagaccttctcccagaagagtactttagtgcagcacatgactcTTCATACAGGAAATAAACCATATAAATGTTCACAAtgtcaaaagaccttctccctGAAGCGTAATTTAGTGCAACACATGagtattcatacaggagagaagccatttgaatgttcacagtgccaaaaatCCTTTTCCCAAAAGAGTAATTTAGTGCGTcacatgactattcatacaggagagaagccacacgAATGCTTGCAGTGTCAAAAGACCTTCTCTCTGAAAAGTAATTTAGTGCGGCACATGGCTATTCATTCAGGAGACAGTTCACATGAATGTTCGCAGTGCCAAAAGATATTCTTTTGTAGTAGTGATTTAGTGCAACACATGAAATTTCACAAAGCAGAGAAACCTTTCTGTAGCGTCCACTCTGGTGAAGACTCATCCCCTAAGGCTGGTTCAACAGGCCATACTTCCAGCCATGATGAatgtcagtgtgacgagataatatcctgccagcAAGAATCCGAGCACTCGGTGGTAAAGAAGTCTAGTGGTCCGAAGAGAGTGAAACAGGAAGTTGAGGAAGTGGATAATGATACAGAATTTATAATATGCAAGACAGACAGTAGTCCAGAACCAGAAAGAACTTTTTCTGACCCAATAATAAAGACTGAGCTTGATGATACAATCTTTATTAAAGAAGAGTTTTGA